Genomic window (Lampris incognitus isolate fLamInc1 chromosome 3, fLamInc1.hap2, whole genome shotgun sequence):
caaagccgcgcgcacaggagacgggagctgacgcaggaaaacgtgcgagaaaaggaacccaccttcgtccgagcctagcagcgacagcatattgtccatgagatccacagccgtcccgtcgcccaaaccggatagggaaaggattctatctgccctccctgcggtagataggctgtacctccggagcagaagatgtttgagggcgacgtatttaccgtgttgcgggggggggggcaacagctgcatggcacggcgtgtggactgctggtccagcgcagcgacgaccagatagtatctggagtcgtccgcggagattccacgcaggtggaacagcgcctcgacatgctggaaccacgaggccgggtcgctctgccagaactatgggagcttcacagccgcggcgagaacggccggctgtgagagttggggcggcgtggccgaagtggattcacactcttctaccgctccaaacatgttcaattcggggtcaccaatgtggcaggatggggaaaaacacagcagacgaaggcgagttcgAACTTTATTCCTcggctccaaaaaccaaactaaaacagggacaaccttgcaccagacagcccgggaacgtaaaccacgcccccagctcacagccctgctgggtgagaggcatagcccctagtgtccgccacaatatataatTGACCTGTAGGTGTCGCTGTAGTTCGTGAGTTATAGTACACCTGAGTAattgagagagaaggagagaggcttAGATGACTGGAAAGAAAGAGCTAGCGCTtgccacaaaataaacaaaatttcgcaaataaatcaaaaattGTACTTGGTTTTTGTAATATTTTTCgagctgtgcaatccttggaaagtgctgattctaaagatacctttctttttgttctacaatgagtatttctggagttttaagcgaacatgcAAACGTACACCCTGCTTTATATAtactgaacaaaaatataaacacaacacttttgtttttgttccAATTTGTCATGAGTtgaaatcaaagatctaagactttTTTTATGTACACAAAATGCCTATTTCTCTCAAATTTTGttcacaaatttgtttaaatctgtgttagtgagcactttgctgagataatccatccacctgacagttgtggcatatcaagatgctgattagacagcatgattattgcacaggtgtgccttaggctggtcacaataaaaggccactctaaaatgtgcagttttatcttgaaaagagacatttattagacactgaactatggatttcacagatatgcggggggggggggtgtcagaaaatcagtcagtatctggtgtgaccaccaTTTGCCTCACGCAGTGCAACACATCTCCTTCGCATAGAGTTGATCAGGTTGTTGATTGTGGCTTGTGGAATGTTGGTCCACTCCTCTTCAATGGCTATGCGAAGttggcaggaactggaacacgtTGTCGTATACGCCAATCCAGAGCATCCCAAACATGCTCAACGGGGGACATGTCTGGTGAATATGCAGGCCATGCAagaactgggatgttttcagcttCCATGAATTGTGAAAAGATCCTTGCAACATGGGGCCGTGTATTATCATACTGCAACATGAGGTGATGGTGGTGGATGAATGACACAACAATGAGCCTCAGGATCTCGTCACggtatctctgtgcattcaaaatGCCATCAATAAAATGCACCTGTGTTCGTTGTCCGTAGCATTTGCCCACTCAAGTCGGTTACGACGACGAACTGCAGTCAGGTCAAGACCCCGTTGAGGACGACGAGCATGCAGATGCGCTTCCCTGAGACGGTttctgacagtttgtgcagaaattATTTGGTTATGCAAACCAATTGTTGCATCAGCTGCCCGGGTGGCTGGTCTCAGACAATCTTGCAGGTGAAGATGCCGGATGTGGAGGTCCTGGGCTGGCGTGGTTACACGTGGTCTGAGGTTGTGAGGGCGGTTGGATGTACTGCCAAATTCTCGGAAACGACTTTGGAGACGGCTTATGGTAGAGAAATGAACATTCAATTCATGGGCAACAGCTCTGGTGGACATTCCTGCAGTCAGCATGCCAACTGCACGCTCCCTCAAAACTTGCGACATCTGTGGCATCGTGCTGTGTAATAAAACTGCACATCTTAAGGTAGCCTTTTATTGTGACCAGCCTAAGGCACAACTGTGCAATAATCATGCTGTCTAATCGgcatcttgatatgccacacctgtcaggtggatggattatctcggcaaaggagaagtgctcactaacacagatttaaacacatttgTGAACAAAATTTGAGAGAAATGGGCCTTTTGTATACGTAGAAAAAGTTTTAGATCTTTGATTTCAACTCATGACaaattggagcaaaaacaaaagtgttgcgTTTATGTTTTTGTTCAGTGTATGTAGAAGAAACACAGCGCAATGTTCATTACCtacctgtgtttgtgtttgcttcGTGGACATGTGAGAAAGAGATGGATTGTCggggacagtgagagagagagagagcaatagagaaagaaagagagcaatggagaaagagagagagagcaatagagaaagcaagaaagagcaatcgagaaagacagagaggaaccGAGAAAGAAAGAGATAGCAATGGAGAAAGAAAGCAATAGAAAGAGAGCAATAAAgaaagggagagcaacagagaaagaaagagagaaagcaacacaaagagcaatagagagagacaaCTTTGGGCTGCACCAACTTTAAGTGCACCGCCGTTCCAGCCCCGTGTCTCCTGTTCTGCTCCCCTAACTTCTTCACTCAAAATGTCCCCTAGTCTCGTCACACTTCCCCTCCTCTCCTGCAAGCTCTCCCCTAAGGGTCCCCCTCAGCCCAGCTATggatcacacacacaccgacTCCCAAACACGAGTGTCGTTAGTCACTCACCCATAAACATCTACAGCCAAAGcgccacacacacaaaacgcgcgcgcgcgcacgacacacacacacacacaccgatacaAACGTGTCTGGGTGACGTTTGCCTTCACAAACAGCGTTTGCAACTACACAAAAGCGTTcttgcacaaacgcacacacccaCAGATCAATGCTCACCCGCAAAATCACGCACATGTGCGCGCGCGTCCGCACACATCTTCCTTAACGGGATCATGGGAGTCCAGCTTTTTCTGAGCACCGTCATTAACCATCTGGGCTGAAGGGCCAGAGCGTGCTCTACTGGGAGTGCCAGCTCACCCAggtgcggagagagagagagagagttaactaGCCAAGAGAAACAGGTACACAAGGACACGCACACTCGACACCCCTCACAGCTGACAGATGCTCTCGGTGCGTTCTCTAAGCCTGGACCTCGGGACTCGGATGAACATATGAGGACAACAAACTCATATTTGTAAGACGTACCCTGACACTTAAGACAGCTATTATAAGCGAGGGCAACGTCAAGATAAGATCCGACCTGCTCAGTGTGTCAACAGGCTTAACCAGCTTCAAACTCAGCTTTATTAATGATTACAAGCCAGGCTGATGAGATTGTCTGCGATGAAAACAAAAAAGCGTCAGTGAGACTGCTCTTTAAGGAATATTTTAGCCATTCTATTTCAATCCCTGCTATTTAAGGAATGCATGCTTGAGCGCTTGGGGTTGTTGCTGATTGCTGAATTCGTACCGTCGCTTTGAACTTTAAGTGCAGCAAGCACCTTACTTGTAAGCAACTCAAAGGCATATTTCAGCCTTTTTTTTAGGGAGGCGAGATGTTATTATGACGATATTATATCAGACTTCCgcgtctgacaggacacggaagcggggcaggctaaactaactgttagcccacggccctgcccgagaggaaacaccgaggtggtctgctggcggcctcgcctagcatcgactgtgcagtgtttttgttcgCGTTtgcgtcgttgtgtggagtgcgggaaggtgtgtcgaaggcGTCTGGCTAGGACAGCTGCCATTGgagtggctgagggagcctggtctgctgcatccgatgggcccaaggaccacggccctgcctggagctgcgcctgaagaagaaacgccgagggcggtctgacaggacgcggaagcgggcaagctaagctaactgacagcctatgcagaccggcagttccgacagtcctcctggccggCATTCGTTCTCTGGAGTGTggggtttttggactgtgttgcactgggtggcctGTGTTGTTAGCTCTTTATTCTTCCgtcctctctgtttttgtatgttttcggtggtgaggtttttggatatgtattttagtcttttgtgttgcactgctgtgggctgggggaaacagaatttcgtttcttttgtgtaggtAGTACatagatgaaatgacaaagtgtttcttatTCCCGATTCCTGACTTAAAGTGCAATACGGGGGCGATTTGAACATTTCACCATTGGGAAATGGGAAGGCATCCTAAATGTGCTCTCACCGCGGCTCAGTCCGTTAGTTATAAAGGTTTCGTCTGTGTGTACGTGcgttagtgtgtgtgagagagagtgagacagagacaaagagacagtgtCTGAGATAGTCAGTGAATGTGCATGTTTGTATGCAtataaacatttctgtcaatttgTGTTGTGTCTATCTGCACGTGCATATACATATGTGCATAGATGTGTGCGCGAATGACACCTGAACACGTGGTTTATAACGTtatagctttgtgtgtgtgtgcttgcgtgcgtgcgcgcacatgTGCACTTGCTATTTctgaaagagagaggaaggagaaagGATGCCCATTGTCAAGAACTACTGACTGAGCTCCCACAATCAAATTAACTAAATGAGTCGATGTGACAATAACGAGTGATAAGACCTTGGACCATTTTTTGGCTCACGGTCTTAGCGTAGGAAATCTGTTTACTGGCAAGGCTGTGAGATGCTCCTGCTGCCAGAGCCAAATGATCATCCAGGAGAACACCAACTACGAGCCTGACTTCTACTATCAGATCAGCACAAGGCACATTAGGGAAATTTGGGGTACAACCAGAGAGGAGGTGGTGTTACTGCCAAATCATGTTTTGTTACTCTCTAATTCACCTCAGCCTACAAGACCAGAACAAGCAATGTTATTGAACATATGAGGTAGTAAGCAAGGGAAAGCTAGTGTCATGgatgcaaagcacaactgttgtgtggttttgttgtgaacagaacaacACGTCCGTGTATGCGCGTGCACGTGCATGCGACATGTGTAGTAGCGCACCGGATAATAGGGCTCCACTGAAAGCCACTGTGTATTTCCAACCCTGACCACATggtcaataccaagtgatagaatacgagtgagaggctaagagagaatagAGGTCGGGGgtgcagagagaaaaaaaacattttgccaGTTTCCTTATCAATGAGGAATACAATGTTAACGTCCTACAACAGTTAGTATTTTTAGATGCTGTCACCCATAAAGGAGGGGctgcaaacaccccccccctcctcaaatCTACACAGATGACAGTGTCCAAATTGTTAGTACATTCTACAAACTCAAAAGTATGTAGTGTATGCTGCCTACTATTGGGGCATACTATTAATTGTGTTGATTGCAATCTGTACTGCataatattgtagcaaattcagggggcatcacgggtgactgcgctaaccagtcaactgaagggtccgacccgttagccaagggctagcgagtctagtcatccgtggtcgttacactaccccccctccttggggaagcgcgtccccacgctttagcataccagctccctcacacctctgggccgCACGCGCTTCCgttggcctcacggtctcaccatcccacttctgacaccaattcggggggcagccgggaagcgaacccgggtctcccgcaccatgggcgactgcgctaaccagtcaacaaaagggtctgacccaagggctagcgagtctagtcattcgtggtcgttacactatgtACGTTACACTTACATAATATGTCAGACTTACCACCCTTCATAACACCAGAAGATCTTTGCCTCTTTCAAATTATGAGAACTTACTTGTTTTTGCTCTTTATTTACGCTAAAAACATATTCTATTGTGAAAATGTTAAAATCATATTTGAATTTGCTGACGACGGCTACCGCTGCTCCCGTTTCATTGTTCCACATTCTGCTTTGGGAAAGTTTGCCCTGCCTGTTGTTGTTTCCGTGGAAACAGCGCAAAGAATCATGGGATGGTTTTGATAATTTCATGACTATAGGCGCTATATGTAGTATGCGCACATACTGAATTTGCATGCTAACATTGTGCATGCTGTACTAAGATTTGCATACTATTAGTGGGCTTATGTCGTGTCAACAGTTCAGCGTTGGGGAGTAGCTAGCTGCAGTTTTCAGTAGCTTAACCGGGCCTTGGCTATTTCCATAGTGATGAAGCTTTTTCAGTAGCGAACTACTTTTTACGGCGTAACGTGGCCAAACACTACGTCACTAGTTTCTATTTCACGTGGAGATGTTTACATTATTCACGGAACCAAACGAatcactaaacacaaacactagtGTACGCTTGGTGAAGTCACGTGACGTCTGCGTGCACATCTGCGACAGCGGTCACGTGCCGGTTCAGACTCTGCAAAGCAGCAACATGCAAAACTGTCTTGTCTGCTGTCTCATCGTGGAATGACAGGCAGATGAGATGAAAAACAGGagcagggggaggggggtgggactACACAACTGGTAGCTTCGTGTAGCTTCGATCTGTTTTTATAAGGATTTTTTTACAAGACATTTTATAAAATTATTGTTGCAGGATCCTGTGTACAAAGCATGTACATTAAATTTTTGTGTAATGACCTTCAACccatacgacctatgtggtcgtataacctaatacgacccacaggagcgtttcctacattagcgcccctaccgacggcaggagatatgccacagatacttttcgcctctgtgcattgtggattTTTATCTACTTGCTGTCATCTTTTTTACAAAGCGTCATAGACAGactaataaaggtaagtagtcagtaaataCTGATAAAAACACTTTGAGAACAATAGACTATGCAGTCAGTGCGTTTtggtgttgtttcgccgtctagtataataactaagattgctattggcagcacgaccgctggaggtcgcttaactttaaaacctaACTATAGgtcataataagctgcttgtacaaacgacctatggggtcgttttttggtggaggacagtctatTATTTAAAATAGAACCTCCGTTAAATCAAGGTGCACTGGGAATGGTTTACAAATAAAAATGTCATTTCATTTTCGTGTCATGAGATTGCTACAGGAGACGTTACAGTTGATTTTCCTTAGGCCTAAGGATTTTGATGAAGTAAGTTCAGTGGAGTTGAGGTACTTTTCTTTGTCCCATGTTCCCTAGCTTGCTACTTTCGTCACGAGGCTTGGCTGTGCTAGACTGAATCACCAGTTGCTAGTATAGCTTGACAAGCTACAATTTCAAAGTTGCTTCGCCAACACTAAACAGATTTGGACACACGCAGTTTAAATGTCAATTTGTGAATGAATACGTCACAAGTCATGTTCGCCTCAGACACACAAGTCATAATCACATAATGCTGCACAAACACAACATCTTTTCATAGCAAGTAATGAATTGTTTTAGATCCTGAGAGATCTAAcactccaaccatccatccatccatccatcagtccatccatccatccatctatctgtcctcACCTTGGAACTTGAATCCCTCTATCTGCACCCAGAGACAGAGGTCCTCCGTGTCACAGTCACACCTCCACGGGTTGCCGCTCAGCCCCAGAGAGCGCAGCGCGGGGAGGGCGATCAGGGTGCTGATGTTGAGCGTCGTCAGGTTGTTCCggctcacatccagcacctgcagAGCCATGTTCTCCGAGAAGGCGTCCGGGTGGATCTCCCCCAGACCCGGGTTATCCGTCAGCCGGAGCATCACCAGGGAAGCCAAGGGCCCGAATGTCCGGTCCTCGATCTGAAGCAGGGTGTTGAACGACAGGTCCAGATAAGCCAGTTTCCGCAGATTCCCGAAAGTGGACTCGGAGATCTCGGTCAAAGAGTTGTTGCTGCAATCCAGGTAGACCAGGTCGGACAGGTAGTTGAGCTGCAGCGCGGGAAGGTCCCCGATGCGGTTGTTGGAGATGATGAGTTGCCGGGTGGCGAGGGGGAGGTCGTGGGGGAAGAGGGTGAGTTCCTGCCCGGCACACTGGACAACCAGCTGGTCATCGCACACACATCTGTCAGGGCAGCCGGCCGTGAGGGCTGGGGACGGGGCGACCCCCATCACGAagataaagaggaagaggagccgGAGGGACTGGGCGCTGGGCTCGGGCAGGAGACGCATGACGAGGCCGCCCAGAGCGTCATGAAGTCGGGCTGAGCTGGACCAGGACTCCCCGGCGCTCGCCGGGCATCCTGCATGAGTGTGCGCAGCAAACAGAAACGCGAGACGGCTGTTCTGGTGAAGGGCAGGCTGTCGATGCCTAAATGTTTGGATTATGTTTATATCCAGCCTCCCCCTCACTCCctctttttccaaaaaaaaaaaaaacaacccaaaaaaacAACGATTGGCCACTTAGGCTACTCACTCACTCGCACGTCGCCACAGACCCTTCGCTGGACGGAAGGTGACCGTCAGACGTTTATCGCTTTTAAAGGTGACAATGTTCAAGGCTTACCGGACTTTAACCCGcccggaaaaaaagaaagaagaaaaaaagaccacAGTGGATCTTGGCTGTCGTTGTGTTGGTATTTCATCTCTGTAAAAGAGTTGTGATCGGCAGAACAGATTGTTCGCTTAGTTTCCAAACAGATGCCATGATACAGGCGCGGAATTCTGATGGGTTGGTTTTTTTTACGCTCCCTGCGAGATGGAGACGCTCCCTGCGCGCGTGTCGGTTAAGCGATTCTGAGGAGCGTCCGTCCTGTCATCCCGCGCACCCAGACAGCTCTGCGTGGCTCAGTGATGTGCTCGTGCTCCCGCTCCCGCTCccgctcgtgctctctctctctctctctctctctctctctctctctctctctctctctctctctctctctctctctctctctctctctctctctctctctctctctctctctctctctctctctctttctctgccccccctcacGCAGATCTGTGTGAAGAAAAACAgagcggggtgtgtgtgtgtgtgtgtgtgtgcgcgcgcgcgcgcgcgtgtgtcagACCGCGCGATTCGCCGTCGCAAAAGTTGACTATCAATTCCTCTACAGTGACGTCACCAGGTGTCGCTTATTTACGCCTCATAAAAAAAAGCAGATGCCCCTGTGATCTCAGCGGGACCAGAGGGGCAGACTGAcgggttgaagagagcctggcaCAGATCAGAGATGTGAGAgccggggtgagggggggggcatttatAGGGCCGCTATACTGCTCCCCTCCCTTCCTTTCGCTCGCtccctgtttgtttgtgtttacttgCGCGTTAATATGCGAGTCTTCCTCCTATTATGCAAGTCAATCTTTGCGTGCGCCTcaaagtgagagagggagtgggggggaggggagacaAACCGATGATATTTTTGCCTGGTAGTAGCAGCCTCTTGGCCATGCGTGGATTTAGCAAGCCTTATCTGTGCCCCTCATGTGGTCCGTTTCTCTTGTTGGCACATGCTTCTTCCTTCTGTCCCTCGGCCTCAGCAGCTTTTTTGACAATGTAATACATTTGAAGTGGATTGTTTCCCCCCTTATCAATGTTGGCACATTCAGATTGTAATTTGGAAAGACAAATTGAAGTCACAAACACAATTGTCACCATTTATATCCGGCACCTTATCTGCACAGTGAAAAAGGCCAGGGGAATACGAGGGGGAGCTGGCGTGAttttataatccagtgagtcaagtaaattattttgctctttatttgttgagcacttcccctaccattgtttcttttaacaaagttatatatatatatatatatatatatctccatccatccaaccacccATTATCTGCACcgctcctgctctcagggtcactggagcctattccagcagtcattgggcggcaggcggggagacaccctggacaggccgccaggccatcacgaggtctaccccccccccccccatagggacaatttagtacggccgattcacctgacctacatgtctttggactgtgggaggaaaccggagcccccggaggaaacccacgcagacacggggagaacatgcaaactccacacagaggacgacccgggacgacccccaaggttggactaccccggggctcaaacccaggaccttcttgctgtgaggcgaccgcgctaaccactgcgccatatatatatatatatatatatatattgcagggAATGTGTTGTGCATATTgtaacaacagtcagagcctttatCTTTTGCAGCATGCTGTGCAAATGTACAACATCTTATATCACCTTTTGACATCCTCCAGGAGATCCGTCCCGTTCCTTGAAGTAGTTCGTCTGCAATTACAATAAAACAGAGCTCCCATGTTTTATCACGCAGAACAAATCGGGTCTGATGCGCTCTGGCTCTGAGAGCTGCTGGACAAAACTCCAGCATGGGCAAAGGGACGGTGTGCTGAAGACAACGCTGGAACTGATCACAGACGAGTGCAACGGGGGAACGTTTTCTCTTTAGGGCTCCTCTGAATGAGCTTTCTGTTTATAAGCTTCGAAATCAGCCGTTATCTTGAAAGTCATTTTGTAGATATTGTTA
Coding sequences:
- the LOC130109519 gene encoding leucine-rich repeat-containing protein 52-like — its product is MRLLPEPSAQSLRLLFLFIFVMGVAPSPALTAGCPDRCVCDDQLVVQCAGQELTLFPHDLPLATRQLIISNNRIGDLPALQLNYLSDLVYLDCSNNSLTEISESTFGNLRKLAYLDLSFNTLLQIEDRTFGPLASLVMLRLTDNPGLGEIHPDAFSENMALQVLDVSRNNLTTLNISTLIALPALRSLGLSGNPWRCDCDTEDLCLWVQIEGFKFQDEGQTVCQGPPELSGQRLAEVGMQLRADCHQGLGYWDYLFFIAIGFVIFSAGTVSAWVMGVLMVLYERYSKRKSEELDSDDEDGRGGMGGGGGGSQGNGDLSKSGMQV